The following coding sequences lie in one Alicyclobacillus curvatus genomic window:
- a CDS encoding LysR family transcriptional regulator, whose product MNIEQLEYIVEVAKAGSLSGASQRLHVTQSAVSQSIAHLESELGVKIFVRSKSGARPTDIGSKVIQKALEALMKLQELRDEVTSNANLLCGELRIGTVPGPMMFLPGTLSAYKADYPNMEIAITEKATQEIIDDIKQDKIDIGLIGLTRSLIEMQDKVDFEVVLRGKMIAALSKNSPLAFAPSLTPLEIRQHPLVLYNDDRVWEFIRDFAEKHGPVNILFSTNNLDAIRNAVRENLAITIGFDYTIKHDPYILMGQGVPVPISGIEQEDSCLALVWQKTSHNAPAVRNFILRFKHQLQDV is encoded by the coding sequence GTGAATATTGAGCAGTTGGAGTATATCGTTGAGGTCGCAAAAGCGGGATCGCTATCTGGTGCATCGCAACGTCTGCACGTGACGCAATCGGCTGTCAGCCAATCGATTGCGCACTTGGAGTCCGAACTCGGGGTCAAGATCTTTGTTCGCTCGAAAAGCGGCGCGCGGCCCACAGACATCGGCAGTAAAGTCATTCAGAAGGCCCTTGAGGCGCTGATGAAGCTGCAGGAACTGCGCGACGAAGTTACATCGAACGCGAATCTCCTCTGTGGTGAACTGCGCATAGGCACGGTTCCAGGTCCCATGATGTTTCTCCCCGGTACCCTCTCTGCTTATAAGGCTGACTACCCCAACATGGAAATCGCCATCACAGAAAAAGCGACGCAGGAAATCATTGACGACATTAAACAGGACAAGATTGACATCGGACTGATTGGACTGACACGGAGCCTCATTGAAATGCAGGATAAGGTAGATTTTGAAGTCGTATTGCGCGGCAAGATGATAGCTGCCCTGAGCAAGAATTCACCCTTGGCATTCGCCCCATCCCTCACTCCTCTGGAGATAAGACAGCACCCGCTCGTCCTCTATAACGATGACAGGGTATGGGAGTTTATCCGGGACTTTGCGGAGAAACATGGACCAGTAAACATCCTGTTCTCCACCAACAATCTCGACGCCATCCGCAATGCAGTCCGCGAAAACCTTGCCATCACCATCGGATTCGACTACACCATTAAGCATGACCCATACATCCTCATGGGCCAAGGCGTCCCTGTCCCCATCAGCGGCATTGAGCAGGAGGACTCGTGCCTTGCCCTTGTTTGGCAAAAGACGAGTCACAACGCCCCAGCGGTCAGAAATTTCATTCTTAGATTCAAACACCAACTTCAAGATGTGTGA
- the sdaAA gene encoding L-serine ammonia-lyase, iron-sulfur-dependent, subunit alpha, with amino-acid sequence MAFTHLRELVELAQSRGVQISRVMLDVEVEQSGATEQEIFDKMAYQFDIMEEAVRKGTNEPVQSRSGITGGDGHRMYEYVKKGQSFIDPSALSAMAYALSVSEVNSAMGRIVATPTAGSAGILPGVLVSVLDSGRYKREDIVMSLMTAAAIGLVIANSASISGAAGGCQAEVGSATAMAAGALVELADGTPEQVTHAVGLALKNSLGLVCDPVAGLVEIPCIVRNGLHSITALAAADMALAGVRSIIPPDEVIAAMYRIGNELPLSLRETGIGGLAGTPTGKAIRERVFGRVTGTDVGASAGVQACRTRAVHVPETTVQDHLEPATLQDHPAGKETVTDEVREADTGQEQPREGQTTI; translated from the coding sequence ATGGCATTTACTCATCTGCGCGAGTTGGTAGAATTGGCCCAGTCGCGAGGTGTTCAGATATCACGTGTGATGCTGGACGTCGAAGTGGAGCAATCCGGAGCGACTGAACAAGAAATATTTGACAAGATGGCGTATCAATTTGACATCATGGAGGAAGCGGTCCGCAAGGGCACGAACGAACCGGTGCAGTCGCGCAGTGGCATTACAGGTGGAGACGGACACCGGATGTACGAATACGTGAAAAAGGGACAGAGTTTTATCGATCCCTCGGCGCTCAGTGCCATGGCCTATGCCCTGTCTGTCTCTGAGGTCAATTCGGCGATGGGGCGGATTGTGGCGACGCCGACAGCGGGATCGGCGGGAATTTTGCCAGGCGTCCTCGTCTCGGTGCTTGATTCGGGTCGGTACAAACGGGAAGACATTGTGATGTCCCTGATGACCGCTGCTGCGATTGGTCTTGTCATTGCCAACTCTGCATCGATTTCTGGCGCTGCCGGGGGATGCCAAGCGGAAGTGGGGTCCGCGACAGCGATGGCAGCGGGTGCTCTTGTCGAATTGGCAGACGGAACGCCTGAACAGGTCACCCACGCTGTGGGTCTCGCCTTAAAAAATTCACTGGGACTCGTGTGCGATCCGGTGGCAGGTCTCGTCGAGATCCCCTGCATCGTGCGCAACGGTCTGCATTCCATCACCGCATTGGCTGCCGCTGACATGGCCCTGGCAGGGGTTCGGAGCATCATTCCCCCTGATGAGGTGATTGCGGCAATGTACCGTATTGGCAACGAATTACCACTCAGTCTGCGCGAGACAGGCATTGGCGGCTTGGCCGGAACACCCACCGGGAAGGCCATTCGCGAGCGCGTCTTTGGTAGAGTCACAGGGACTGATGTTGGGGCATCTGCTGGCGTTCAAGCGTGCCGAACCAGAGCAGTCCATGTCCCCGAAACCACGGTCCAAGACCACCTCGAGCCTGCAACGCTGCAAGACCATCCTGCAGGGAAAGAAACGGTGACGGACGAAGTCCGCGAAGCAGACACAGGCCAGGAGCAACCGCGGGAAGGACAGACAACCATATGA
- a CDS encoding NAD(P)/FAD-dependent oxidoreductase gives MAQRVAIVGAGTGGTMVANRLARRMAKDLNSGSLEVMVFSDTSSHFYQPGFLYVALGLKEPDEIKRPVTQSFLPGVRVVFDAVTGIDVKRSMVHTAHDNFSYDYLVLATGSHPDMEALPGFSQGAYSFYTLPEAIRLRQALLQFQKGKLLMIVGVPHKCPVAPLEFMLMFEQQLRQRGYRETVQLQYTYPLGRLHSLEAMAGWAESVFAERNIESEVFFNPETIDAENRIVYTLEGEEASYDLLVGIPPHRGAPLIRQSGLGDSDGWLPTDRFTLRYKGADNVYVLGDATDLPISKAGSTAHYQSDVVVRNLMLQLSGQAPMPLYDGKVFCFVEGGLTQATHITFDYHHPPVPSSPTEMVHWFKEAFNQLYWSSLRGLI, from the coding sequence TTGGCGCAGCGCGTTGCAATTGTCGGTGCGGGTACAGGCGGTACGATGGTGGCCAATCGGTTGGCGAGAAGAATGGCGAAAGATTTGAATTCAGGTAGTCTCGAAGTGATGGTCTTTTCGGATACTTCGTCCCATTTCTATCAACCTGGTTTTTTGTATGTTGCACTGGGTTTGAAAGAACCTGATGAAATTAAACGCCCGGTCACACAGTCGTTCTTGCCAGGAGTCCGTGTGGTGTTCGACGCGGTCACGGGTATTGATGTGAAACGTTCCATGGTACACACGGCGCACGATAACTTCTCCTACGACTACCTCGTCCTCGCTACCGGTTCACATCCGGATATGGAGGCACTTCCCGGGTTCTCCCAAGGAGCGTATTCGTTCTATACCCTCCCTGAGGCGATTCGCTTGCGCCAAGCACTGCTGCAGTTTCAGAAAGGCAAATTGTTGATGATTGTCGGCGTTCCACATAAATGCCCAGTGGCGCCGCTTGAGTTTATGTTGATGTTTGAACAGCAACTGCGACAACGCGGTTACCGTGAAACCGTGCAGCTCCAATACACCTATCCGCTTGGACGATTGCATTCTCTCGAAGCGATGGCGGGTTGGGCAGAATCTGTTTTTGCTGAACGCAACATTGAAAGTGAAGTGTTTTTCAACCCGGAAACGATTGATGCTGAGAATCGCATCGTCTACACCCTTGAAGGGGAAGAGGCGTCGTATGACCTCCTTGTGGGTATCCCACCACACCGGGGTGCACCGCTCATCCGTCAATCCGGCCTTGGCGACTCTGACGGCTGGCTTCCCACAGATCGCTTCACGCTGAGGTACAAAGGTGCCGATAACGTGTACGTCCTCGGAGACGCAACCGATTTACCAATTTCCAAGGCGGGGTCGACGGCCCACTATCAATCGGACGTTGTCGTCCGGAATTTGATGCTCCAGCTGTCTGGGCAGGCCCCGATGCCGCTTTATGACGGCAAGGTGTTTTGCTTCGTCGAGGGGGGCCTGACCCAGGCTACTCACATCACGTTTGACTACCATCACCCACCAGTCCCCTCGTCCCCAACGGAGATGGTCCATTGGTTTAAGGAAGCATTTAACCAACTCTATTGGTCCTCTCTGCGCGGACTCATATAG
- a CDS encoding sulfurtransferase TusA family protein, whose product MQGLEVTREIDARGSFCPGPMMELIRVIRSAAVGDVIAVMSSDQGSKRDIPKWVEKAKHELVTVEPHEGYDTIIVRKLR is encoded by the coding sequence ATGCAGGGATTAGAAGTGACCCGTGAGATAGATGCCAGAGGTAGTTTTTGCCCGGGGCCCATGATGGAACTGATTCGAGTCATTCGGTCAGCAGCCGTCGGTGACGTTATTGCGGTGATGTCAAGCGATCAAGGCAGCAAGCGCGATATCCCGAAGTGGGTTGAAAAGGCAAAACATGAACTCGTTACAGTAGAGCCCCACGAGGGCTACGATACCATCATCGTACGCAAGCTGCGCTAG
- the sdaAB gene encoding L-serine ammonia-lyase, iron-sulfur-dependent subunit beta yields MFEIIGPVMVGPSSSHTAGALRIGQIARQLLGTEPGYAAFQLFGSFAETYQGHGTDLALIAGVLGMTTDDDDVRRADAIAVERGLEYQFTKGSGGQYHPNTVAIHLSGGDRTVRLVASSLGGGKAEVQELEGLPLRFSAEIPTLVLYHQDQAGFLAKVSQLLDSSGYNIARLALERWRRGGDAITVCEVDGHLKSDICEVMRSSIPGLKELRVLQAES; encoded by the coding sequence ATGTTTGAAATCATCGGGCCAGTCATGGTTGGCCCGTCTAGTTCTCATACGGCAGGAGCCTTGCGGATTGGCCAGATTGCGCGCCAGTTGCTCGGTACAGAACCGGGCTACGCGGCATTTCAATTGTTTGGGTCATTCGCAGAGACCTATCAGGGACACGGCACTGATTTGGCTTTAATTGCAGGTGTGCTTGGGATGACAACGGACGACGACGACGTTCGGCGTGCGGATGCGATAGCAGTGGAACGGGGTCTCGAGTACCAGTTTACAAAGGGGAGCGGGGGGCAGTATCATCCGAACACGGTTGCAATCCACCTCTCCGGAGGAGACAGGACTGTGCGGCTTGTCGCCAGTTCGCTCGGCGGTGGGAAGGCCGAGGTTCAAGAACTTGAAGGTCTACCACTGCGGTTTTCAGCGGAAATCCCGACATTGGTCTTGTATCATCAGGACCAAGCTGGCTTCCTTGCGAAAGTGTCACAGCTTCTAGACAGCTCTGGATACAACATCGCCAGGCTGGCACTGGAACGGTGGCGGCGCGGGGGAGACGCTATCACAGTGTGTGAAGTCGACGGTCACCTGAAATCTGACATCTGTGAGGTTATGCGTTCCTCCATTCCGGGGTTGAAGGAGTTGCGTGTGCTCCAGGCTGAGTCGTAA
- a CDS encoding DsrE/DsrF/DrsH-like family protein — protein MSENANRMCIVVFGGTVDKLYPAAIMASGAVMNDMEVDVFLTFWGLMPFQKGAPYTASAISKDYEDMAGAMMQAMEQKNVPSWYDTLKQAKEMGEVRIHACGMTADLFDLTLDDFEPIVDDIIGVGEFVDLAANAKTTLYLG, from the coding sequence ATGTCAGAGAACGCAAACAGGATGTGTATCGTCGTTTTCGGTGGAACCGTAGATAAGTTGTATCCAGCAGCGATTATGGCGTCCGGAGCAGTGATGAATGACATGGAAGTCGACGTTTTCCTGACCTTCTGGGGCCTCATGCCCTTCCAAAAAGGTGCACCCTACACCGCCAGTGCCATCAGCAAGGACTACGAGGATATGGCCGGTGCCATGATGCAGGCGATGGAACAGAAAAATGTACCGTCGTGGTATGACACTTTAAAGCAGGCGAAGGAAATGGGCGAGGTTCGTATCCATGCTTGCGGGATGACTGCCGACTTATTTGATTTAACACTCGACGATTTTGAACCGATTGTTGATGACATCATTGGCGTCGGGGAATTTGTCGACTTGGCGGCAAACGCGAAAACCACCTTGTACCTTGGATGA